A genomic stretch from Vicinamibacterales bacterium includes:
- the glf gene encoding UDP-galactopyranose mutase yields the protein MFDYLVVGAGFAGSTIAERLAAHGGKTVLICDKRPHIGGNAYDHYDDAGILVHRYGPHIFHTNSRDVFEYLSRFTEWRPYQHRVRASVDGQLLPIPINLDTVNALYGTRYTSFELEQFFASVAEPVAQVRTSEDVIVNKVGRELYEKFFRNYTRKQWGLDPSELDASVTSRVPVRTNRDDRYFTDTYQVMPLHGYTRMFTKMLAHPNIKILLNTDYREIEGVIPYREVIFTGPVDEFFDYRFGRLPYRSLEFRFETLNMPVAQAAPVVNYPNENPYTRITEFKYLSGQEHPKTTVVYEYPRAEGDPYYPVPQPENAVLYRRYQELAEQTPGVSFLGRLGTYKYYNMDQVVAQALTLYSKMTGVSRRETVAIHS from the coding sequence ATGTTCGATTACCTGGTTGTCGGCGCCGGCTTCGCCGGTTCGACCATCGCGGAGCGTCTCGCCGCGCATGGCGGCAAGACCGTGCTCATCTGCGACAAGCGGCCGCACATCGGCGGCAATGCCTACGATCACTACGACGACGCCGGCATTCTCGTCCACCGCTACGGTCCGCACATCTTCCACACCAACTCGCGGGACGTCTTCGAGTACCTGTCCCGCTTCACGGAGTGGCGCCCCTACCAGCACCGCGTGCGCGCGTCGGTCGACGGGCAGCTGCTGCCGATTCCGATCAATCTCGACACGGTGAACGCGCTCTACGGCACGCGCTACACGTCGTTCGAGCTGGAGCAGTTCTTCGCCTCGGTCGCCGAGCCGGTGGCGCAGGTCAGGACCTCGGAAGACGTCATCGTCAACAAGGTCGGGCGGGAGCTGTACGAGAAGTTCTTCCGCAACTACACGCGCAAGCAGTGGGGACTCGATCCGTCCGAGCTCGACGCCTCGGTGACCTCGCGCGTGCCGGTGCGCACCAACCGCGACGATCGCTACTTCACCGACACCTACCAGGTGATGCCCCTGCACGGCTACACGCGGATGTTCACGAAGATGCTGGCGCATCCGAACATCAAGATCCTGCTCAATACCGACTATCGCGAGATCGAGGGGGTGATTCCGTACCGTGAAGTGATCTTCACCGGGCCGGTGGACGAGTTCTTCGACTACCGGTTCGGGCGGCTGCCGTACCGATCGCTGGAGTTCCGCTTCGAGACGCTCAACATGCCGGTGGCGCAGGCCGCGCCGGTGGTGAACTACCCGAACGAGAATCCCTACACGCGGATCACGGAGTTCAAGTATCTGTCCGGCCAGGAGCATCCGAAGACGACGGTCGTCTACGAGTACCCGCGCGCCGAGGGAGATCCGTACTATCCGGTGCCTCAGCCGGAGAACGCCGTGCTCTACCGCCGCTACCAGGAACTGGCGGAACAGACGCCGGGCGTGAGCTTCCTCGGCCGCCTCGGCACCTACAAGTACTACAACATGGATCAGGTGGTCGCGCAGGCGCTGACGCTCTACTCGAAGATGACGGGCGTATCCCGGCGTGAGACGGTCGCGATCCACTCATGA